A single genomic interval of Gemmatimonadetes bacterium SCN 70-22 harbors:
- a CDS encoding DNA methyltransferase codes for MTGELIVDSFAGGGGASLGIEMALGRSPDIAINHDAEAIALHALNHPTTRHYQEDVWRVDPAEARRGQPVGLMWLSPDCKHFSKAKGGKPVSKRVRGLAWVAVRWAAAVRPRVIMMENVEEFRDWGPVLVETGRPCPVRKGQTFRAFVGRLRRIGYAVEWRELRACDYGAPTRRKRLFLVARRDGQPIVWPAPTHGKGCAHPWRTAAECIDWSIPVPSIFERARPLAESTLRRIAAGMRRYVLETRTPFIVPLTHHGDRRVHGLEEPLPTVTGAHRGELALVAPTLIQTGYGERAGQAPRALDLGAPLGTAVAGGVKHALVMAFLAKHQSERHAGEVQAASLFDPVPTVKTRDSNALVTATLTPHDGGDRREQVRAFLVAYYGSERDGQDLFSPLRTVTSRDRLGLVTVHGADYAIADIGMRMLTPRELYRAQGFPDSYRIDAMHDGRPLTKTAQVRMVGNSVCPPVAAAIVAAQFDVDVASLPCQPFSRSVA; via the coding sequence ATGACGGGTGAGCTCATCGTGGACAGCTTTGCGGGCGGTGGCGGTGCGTCGCTCGGGATCGAAATGGCGCTGGGGCGATCGCCGGACATCGCGATCAACCACGACGCCGAAGCGATCGCCCTGCATGCGCTGAACCACCCGACGACGCGCCACTACCAGGAGGACGTGTGGCGCGTGGATCCGGCCGAGGCGAGACGCGGCCAGCCGGTGGGGCTCATGTGGCTCTCGCCGGACTGCAAGCATTTCTCCAAGGCCAAAGGCGGGAAGCCGGTGAGCAAGCGGGTGCGCGGCCTCGCGTGGGTCGCCGTGCGGTGGGCGGCGGCCGTCAGGCCGCGCGTGATCATGATGGAGAACGTCGAGGAGTTCCGGGACTGGGGGCCGGTGCTGGTCGAGACCGGGCGACCCTGTCCCGTGCGCAAGGGGCAGACCTTTCGCGCCTTCGTCGGTCGGTTGCGGCGCATCGGCTACGCGGTCGAGTGGCGCGAGCTGCGGGCCTGTGACTACGGCGCGCCGACGCGGCGGAAGCGGCTCTTCCTCGTCGCGCGGCGCGACGGCCAGCCGATCGTGTGGCCCGCGCCGACGCATGGGAAGGGGTGCGCACATCCGTGGCGCACGGCCGCCGAGTGCATCGACTGGTCGATCCCGGTGCCGTCGATCTTCGAGCGCGCGCGCCCGCTCGCTGAGTCGACGCTCCGGCGGATCGCGGCCGGGATGCGGCGGTACGTGCTCGAGACCAGGACGCCGTTCATCGTGCCGCTGACGCACCACGGCGACCGGCGCGTGCATGGTCTGGAGGAGCCCCTCCCGACCGTCACGGGCGCGCACCGCGGCGAGCTCGCACTCGTCGCGCCGACGCTCATCCAGACCGGCTACGGGGAGCGGGCGGGGCAGGCGCCGCGCGCGTTGGATCTCGGTGCGCCGTTAGGCACGGCCGTGGCGGGCGGGGTGAAGCACGCGCTCGTCATGGCGTTCCTCGCGAAGCACCAGAGCGAGCGGCACGCGGGCGAGGTGCAGGCCGCCTCGCTGTTCGATCCCGTGCCGACCGTGAAGACCCGCGACAGCAACGCGCTCGTCACCGCGACGCTCACGCCGCACGACGGCGGGGACCGGCGCGAGCAGGTGCGCGCGTTCCTCGTCGCGTACTACGGGAGTGAGCGGGACGGGCAGGACCTGTTCAGCCCCCTCCGCACGGTGACGAGCAGGGACCGGCTCGGACTTGTGACCGTGCACGGCGCGGACTACGCGATCGCCGACATCGGGATGCGGATGCTCACCCCGCGCGAGCTGTACCGGGCGCAGGGGTTCCCGGACTCCTACCGCATCGATGCGATGCACGACGGGCGCCCCCTCACCAAGACGGCGCAGGTGCGCATGGTTGGCAACAGCGTGTGTCCTCCCGTTGCGGCGGCGATTGTGGCCGCGCAGTTCGACGTCGATGTCGCGAGCCTGCCGTGCCAACCTTTCTCGCGTTCGGTCGCCTGA